A stretch of Malus sylvestris chromosome 11, drMalSylv7.2, whole genome shotgun sequence DNA encodes these proteins:
- the LOC126590733 gene encoding probable catabolite repression protein creC, whose product MFNNGYSNNKHGLSPMLSASSSTTATPQTTSSSSSATTNSQTQSLIKAYFKTPEGRYKLHSEKTRPPNLLPYSYAKTISQVTVAQLKDKPSSQPTLAPSFSTTGVRSAAARLLGGNGGKALSFVGGSGYSRTSNGSSRYAHFGGSNGTHHTVNSNLGSKGSFLVFNVGDTVYISDLNSPDKDPIKALQFGNSNPVCHAFDSEAKDGHDLLIGLSSGDIYSASLRQQLQDSGKKLVGAHHYNKEGSVTSSRCASVAWVPKGSGAFAAAHADGNLYVYEKSKESAGDSSFPVIRDHTQFLVAHARSSKSNPISRWHICQGAINSIVYSEDGANLATVGRDGYLRVFDYSKEQLVFGGKSYYGALLCCAWSPDGKYILTGGEEDLVTVWSMEDRKVVAWGEGHNSWVSGVAFDSYWSPPSSDGTEENIVYRFGSVGQDTKLLLWDLPMDEIVVPLRRSSLGGSPTFSTGSQSSHWDSVYPIGTLQPAPSMRDIPKLSPLVSHCVHSEPLSGLVFTEETILTASWEGHVKIWMRPSEPENKSNAEALLGASPKDQPLTGKGYTEPSKSKPFSESKSKQHGYPARC is encoded by the exons ATGTTCAACAACGGCTACTCCAACAACAAACACGGCCTGAGCCCGATGTTGTCGGCATCATCGTCAACGACTGCGACGCCGCAAACGACGTCGTCTTCTTCGTCTGCAACGACGAATTCCCAGACACAATCGCTTATAAAGGCGTATTTCAAAACCCCAGAAGGCCGATACAAGCTTCACTCGGAGAAGACTCGGCCGCCCAACCTCCTCCCGTACTCGTACGCCAAGACAATTTCTCag GTGACGGTAGCGCAGCTCAAGGACAAGCCTAGCAGCCAGCCTACGCTGGCGCCGAGTTTCAGCACCACCGGAGTGCGGTCGGCGGCGGCGAGGCTGTTGGGGGGAAATGGGGGCAAAGCTCTGAGCTTTGTGGGAGGGAGTGGATATAGCAGAACCAGCAATGGGAGTAGTAGGTATGCTCATTTCGGCGGGTCGAATGGGACCCATCACACGGTTAACTCGAATCTCGGTAGTAAAGGGTCGTTTTTGGTATTCAATGTTGGGGATACTGTTTATATCAGTGATCTCAATTCGCCCGATAAG GATCCTATCAAGGCTTTGCAATTTGGCAATTCCAATCCTGTGTGCCACGCGTTTGATTCCGAGGCCAAAGACGGGCATGACTTGCTTATTGGATTGAGCTCCGGAGATA TTTATTCGGCGTCTTTGAGGCAGCAATTGCAAGATTCTGGAAAGAAGCTTGTTGGTGCCCATCATTATAACAAAGAAGGTTCTGTCACTAGCAG TCGGTGTGCCAGTGTTGCATGGGTTCCCAAAGGTAGCGGTGCTTTTGCTGCTGCTCATGCTGATGGAAACTTGTATGTGTATGAGAAG AGTAAGGAAAGTGCTGGTGATTCTTCTTTCCCGGTTATAAGGGATCATACTCAATTTTTGGTGGCTCATGCAAGATCCAGTAAG AGTAATCCAATTTCCAGATGGCATATTTGCCAAGGTGCAATAAACAGCATTGTTTACTCAGAAGATGGGGCAAATTTGGCAACAGTCGGTAGAGATG GATATTTGCGAGTATTTGACTACTCAAAAGAACAGCTAGTATTCGGTGGCAAGAGTTATTATGGTGCTCTTCTGTGTTGTGCGTGGag TCCGGATGGGAAATACATTTTGACAGGAGGAGAAGAGGATCTCGTTACGGTATGGAGCATGGAAGATAGAAAAGTAGTAGCTTGGGGTGAAGGGCACAACTCATGG GTTAGTGGTGTGGCGTTTGATTCATATTGGTCCCCACCAAGTTCAGATGGCACGGAAGAAAATATTGTTTACCGTTTTGGTTCTGTGGGTCAG GACACAAAATTGCTCCTATGGGACCTGCCCATGGATGAGATTGTAGTGCCACTTCGCCGAAGTTCACTTGGTGGATCTCCAACGTTCAGCACAGGTAGCCAGTCATCCCACTGGGACAGCGTTTACCCCATTGGCACTCTTCAACCTGCACCCAGCATGCGGGACATTCCAAAGCTCTCCCCACTAGTGTCTCACTGCGTTCATTCTGAGCCCCTATCCGGATTAGTTTTCACAGAGGAAACTATTCTCACTGCATCTTGGGAAGGGCATGTAAAAATTTGGATGAGACCCAGCGAACCTGAAAATAAGTCAAACGCAGAAGCCCTGCTAGGTGCTAGTCCAAAGGACCAACCACTCACAGGCAAAGGTTACACAGAACCATCTAAAAGCAAGCCGTTCAGTGAAAGTAAATCGAAACAGCATGGATACCCTGCTCGGTGCTAG